One genomic segment of Kordiimonas sp. SCSIO 12603 includes these proteins:
- the rsgA gene encoding ribosome small subunit-dependent GTPase A, with the protein MTHSGPADFSALFSLGLSSFFLQQLSAEEREQGKLARVVEVQRSQVTANDGINEWIIPLGGNWYQLPAEQRPTIGDWVLLDAKREKVLRLLERKSVFRRVAAGPKVDLQLIAANVDTLFIVTSCNEEFNESRLERYLALAYEVDVYPVVVMTKTDMAEDAESYRRRVQAMKPDLVVELVNALDVEDVQKLASWVSKGSTVALVGSSGVGKSTLVNSLSGQKLTETSGIREKDAKGHHTTSYRALYPLSSGGVLLDVPGMREVKVAHLSTSLAEVFDDIEAIAQHCKFRNCAHVEEPGCAVRAALEAGELDPRRLKNYQKLILEEARNTSSLSEQRHRDRQFSKMVRRHVKAKKGQQRS; encoded by the coding sequence ATGACACATTCTGGACCAGCAGATTTTAGTGCCCTTTTCAGTTTGGGGCTGTCTTCCTTTTTTCTTCAGCAGTTGAGTGCGGAAGAAAGAGAGCAAGGCAAGCTCGCGCGTGTTGTTGAGGTGCAGCGGTCGCAGGTCACAGCAAATGATGGAATAAATGAATGGATCATCCCACTTGGCGGCAATTGGTACCAATTGCCTGCGGAACAACGCCCCACCATTGGTGATTGGGTGTTGCTGGATGCAAAGCGTGAAAAGGTCCTTAGATTACTTGAGCGGAAAAGTGTTTTCAGGCGCGTAGCTGCAGGCCCGAAGGTTGATCTGCAATTGATTGCCGCAAATGTAGATACGCTGTTTATTGTTACTTCCTGCAATGAAGAATTTAACGAATCTCGCCTCGAAAGGTATCTGGCACTGGCTTATGAGGTAGACGTGTATCCCGTAGTGGTGATGACCAAAACCGATATGGCAGAGGATGCAGAAAGCTACCGCAGGCGAGTACAGGCGATGAAGCCTGATCTGGTGGTTGAGCTTGTTAATGCCCTTGATGTGGAAGATGTGCAAAAACTGGCAAGCTGGGTTTCAAAGGGGTCCACGGTGGCGCTTGTGGGGTCATCAGGGGTTGGAAAATCAACACTTGTAAATTCGCTTTCCGGCCAAAAGCTTACTGAAACCAGTGGTATTCGGGAAAAGGATGCAAAAGGGCATCATACGACCAGTTACCGCGCGCTCTATCCCTTATCATCTGGTGGTGTACTCCTTGATGTGCCGGGTATGCGGGAAGTGAAAGTTGCACACCTAAGCACATCCCTTGCGGAAGTTTTTGATGATATTGAAGCTATCGCCCAGCACTGTAAATTCAGGAACTGTGCACATGTGGAAGAGCCCGGCTGTGCTGTAAGAGCTGCCCTTGAAGCAGGAGAGCTTGATCCTCGACGCTTGAAAAATTACCAAAAGCTTATTCTTGAAGAAGCGAGAAATACTTCATCCTTATCAGAGCAGCGACACAGAGACCGCCAATTCAGTAAAATGGTGCGGCGTCATGTGAAAGCTAAAAAAGGACAGCAACGTTCATAG
- a CDS encoding ImuA family protein has translation MKERTVFIAHNDNTYEEHQTGRTSPNNKIEALKKLRHMVAKIEEEGKTPTWDMETENTSVHATSKIDFSELRQSGVHEIWAQKPVDTAAAMALLLSIEKESTAPVLWVTTRRFSYDYGVPYGPGLHAQGIAPERLLFVMCRDEKEALWAIEEGLKVNAISAVVGEVTQMDLTSSRRLTITAQDHNTRCLLLMRSEHAPSSAAYTRWQTEAGESHHSFFNEQAPGHAVLEASLTKHRGGKRPITQTMEWFHAPDYLYMASPVADRPVASITPIAQAAV, from the coding sequence ATGAAGGAAAGAACGGTGTTTATCGCCCATAATGATAATACATATGAGGAACACCAAACTGGCAGAACAAGCCCCAATAACAAAATAGAGGCTTTGAAAAAACTACGCCATATGGTGGCGAAAATTGAAGAAGAAGGCAAAACTCCCACATGGGATATGGAAACAGAAAATACCTCTGTCCACGCTACTTCAAAAATTGATTTCAGCGAATTAAGACAAAGCGGTGTTCATGAAATATGGGCACAGAAGCCTGTTGATACAGCAGCAGCAATGGCACTTTTGCTCTCTATTGAGAAAGAAAGTACAGCACCTGTTCTCTGGGTTACCACGCGCCGGTTCTCCTATGATTATGGTGTACCTTATGGCCCTGGTCTGCATGCGCAAGGCATAGCACCGGAACGGTTATTATTTGTGATGTGCCGCGATGAAAAAGAAGCTTTATGGGCAATTGAAGAAGGCCTCAAGGTGAATGCTATCAGTGCTGTTGTTGGTGAAGTAACACAAATGGACCTCACATCCAGCCGGCGTCTTACTATTACAGCGCAAGACCATAACACCCGGTGCCTTCTTTTAATGCGATCAGAACATGCTCCCTCATCAGCGGCTTACACGCGCTGGCAAACTGAAGCGGGAGAAAGCCACCACTCTTTCTTTAATGAGCAAGCGCCAGGGCATGCAGTCCTCGAAGCGTCTCTTACAAAACATCGCGGGGGGAAACGCCCAATCACTCAGACAATGGAATGGTTCCATGCGCCGGATTATCTCTATATGGCTTCCCCTGTGGCCGATCGACCAGTGGCGTCGATCACACCGATTGCACAAGCAGCCGTTTGA
- a CDS encoding DNA polymerase Y family protein, whose amino-acid sequence MRRIISIWLPLWPIDQWRRSHRLHKQPFDKPFALTASERQTQTLYAVCPAAHKIGLRIGMTLAEARAIHPVLQVAPSTPKADQQKLEDLTRWFIRYTPLVAVDGDDGILLDVTGCTHLFGGEEAMLDSIKTRLRNSGINSQISMAENRRMAWAFSHYKPGTISENPIESRAILSNLTMAALQLDDGMQQMLFKLGLKKTGQLFDLPRASLMQRFRGKNSKKIEALITRMDQAEGRRNEPIIPFTLLPEWQVRMAFSEPLQLQEMVGTAIKELLLELTGLLAEADKGVMRLALYGFRVDGSVQKLMIGTNKPSRDQKHLMRLLEEKLPDLEAEFGFDLLLLSAEETAHLPPEQTSSAKAHAEHSVTEFLDRIGARLGPSSVRKIKHRHSYIPEQAQIFTSLQTNELHWEEYLSTLPIRPIRLLLRPEAIHVLAEVPEGAPKRFRWRRVEHLVTKAEGPERIAPEWWINSEDPTRDYYQVEVKSGARLWLFRSGLYAIKGVRPSENRKQSTQPQWFMHGFFA is encoded by the coding sequence ATGCGCCGGATTATCTCTATATGGCTTCCCCTGTGGCCGATCGACCAGTGGCGTCGATCACACCGATTGCACAAGCAGCCGTTTGACAAGCCTTTTGCTCTCACTGCCAGCGAACGACAAACACAAACCTTATATGCTGTTTGCCCTGCCGCCCATAAAATAGGATTACGGATTGGTATGACCTTGGCTGAAGCACGTGCCATTCATCCTGTGCTTCAGGTTGCTCCCTCAACACCGAAAGCTGACCAGCAAAAGCTGGAAGACCTCACCCGTTGGTTCATTCGTTATACCCCTTTGGTAGCGGTGGACGGTGACGATGGCATACTGCTTGATGTTACTGGATGCACCCACCTGTTCGGGGGGGAAGAGGCTATGCTCGACAGTATCAAAACCCGCCTAAGAAACAGTGGTATAAACAGCCAAATTTCTATGGCGGAAAATCGCCGTATGGCTTGGGCCTTTTCTCATTACAAACCCGGAACAATATCTGAAAACCCTATAGAAAGCCGAGCTATACTGAGTAATTTAACCATGGCTGCCCTACAGCTTGATGATGGTATGCAGCAAATGCTTTTTAAGCTGGGGTTGAAAAAAACAGGGCAGCTTTTTGACTTACCTCGAGCATCCTTAATGCAGCGTTTTCGAGGCAAAAACAGCAAGAAGATAGAAGCCTTAATTACAAGAATGGATCAGGCTGAAGGCCGCCGCAATGAGCCCATCATTCCTTTTACATTATTACCTGAATGGCAAGTGCGTATGGCCTTCAGCGAACCACTCCAGCTACAGGAAATGGTTGGTACCGCTATCAAGGAGCTACTACTCGAACTTACTGGTCTTCTCGCTGAAGCGGATAAAGGTGTTATGCGATTAGCTCTCTACGGTTTTCGTGTAGACGGCAGTGTACAGAAACTAATGATTGGCACTAATAAACCAAGCCGAGACCAAAAACACCTGATGCGACTTCTTGAGGAAAAGCTACCTGACCTGGAAGCAGAATTTGGCTTTGATCTTCTGTTGTTAAGCGCAGAGGAAACCGCCCATTTACCGCCTGAACAAACCAGCAGCGCAAAAGCACATGCCGAGCATTCAGTCACTGAATTTCTTGACCGTATTGGTGCCCGCCTTGGCCCTTCTTCTGTCAGGAAAATTAAACACCGCCACAGTTATATTCCTGAACAGGCACAAATCTTTACGTCACTTCAAACCAACGAACTTCATTGGGAAGAATATCTTTCCACCTTACCTATACGCCCTATCAGGCTGCTCTTGCGCCCGGAAGCTATTCACGTGCTCGCTGAAGTACCAGAAGGGGCACCAAAACGGTTCCGTTGGCGCCGGGTTGAACATTTAGTCACAAAAGCCGAGGGGCCAGAGCGCATTGCTCCAGAATGGTGGATAAACTCCGAAGACCCAACACGTGATTATTATCAGGTAGAAGTAAAAAGTGGCGCTCGATTATGGCTTTTCCGTTCAGGCCTTTATGCAATCAAAGGCGTTCGACCTTCTGAAAATCGGAAACAAAGCACCCAGCCCCAGTGGTTTATGCACGGTTTTTTTGCGTGA
- a CDS encoding error-prone DNA polymerase: protein MAEYAELQISSNFSFLRGASFPEELIISAKAIGLSAAAITDRNTVAGIVRAHSAAKTHDMTYIPACRLDLVCGLSLLAYPTDKAAYARLTELLTIGNRRAEKGSCYLYLSDVTAFSKGIIFTLLPETVSGALHTELPLIREQLNTNLYLAASYSYQGNDKRRIAWLAYTAAQAHVPLVATGNILFHAPERRQIADIVNCIREHKTIEEAGYLLQQNAERFLKPAHEMDRLFSDHPEALKNTMAIKEACNFSLDELRYNYPKEAVSKDVTPQEHLESLVWSRITERYENGKVPASIKKTLAHELAIVGRKHYAPYFLTVNDIVEYARSREILCQGRGSAANSLICFALRITDVNPEQVDLLFERFISDARSEPPDIDVDFEHERREEVIQYIYKKYGRAHAGLTATLITYRARSAIREVGKVMGLSEDMIGALSGTVWGSYGKEIPDSQVEEAGFDPNDNRLRQTLNLAHEIIGFPRHLSQHVGGFVLTETPLHEIVPIQNAAMQDRTVIEWNKDDLDALEILKVDVLSLGMLTCIRKSFQMIQACHNKFYTLENIPTDDRPTYKMLHKADTIGVFQVESRAQMSMLPRLQPNVFYDLVVQVAIVRPGPIQGDMVHPYLRRRQGLEKRELPKRDPRFGSADELNEVLERTYGVPLFQEQAMRIAIVAAGFTPEEADQLRRSMASFRNQGTIHKFQEKFINGMTSRGYELDFAERCFKQIGGFADYGFPESHAAAFAMLAYASAWLKCHFPHVFACALLNSQPMGFYAPAQIVRDAREHGVKACEVDINISTWDNLLEPAPDNRWGWALRLGFRQIKGISEDSANTITDNRLRPYTDVEDLHMRTRLPVAQIEKLAEADAFRSCGLDRRQALWQVRGLIDSPDLPLFSHADTKDKGVEPETELPTMPLSEHVVNDYQSMRLSLKAHPLSFLRPALEHEGILRCADITKLRDGTKATVAGLVLVRQRPGSAKGVIFLTVEDETGVANVVVWKKVFENQRATVMSSRLLIIKGKLQHESDVTHLVAEELKDASAELLKLSDGLENDADASLQLPAYRSGGHPRNVKDLIPRSRDFH from the coding sequence ATGGCCGAGTATGCAGAATTACAAATTAGCAGCAATTTCAGCTTTCTGCGAGGAGCTTCATTCCCTGAAGAATTGATAATAAGCGCAAAAGCGATAGGCTTATCCGCTGCAGCGATTACCGACCGTAATACAGTGGCAGGTATCGTACGCGCTCATAGTGCAGCCAAAACCCATGATATGACCTATATCCCTGCCTGCAGACTTGATCTTGTGTGTGGCTTATCTCTTCTTGCTTATCCCACAGATAAAGCGGCCTATGCTCGTCTCACAGAACTTCTTACCATCGGTAATCGGCGCGCAGAGAAAGGGTCATGCTATCTTTATCTGAGCGATGTAACTGCTTTCTCAAAAGGCATAATCTTCACATTGCTTCCGGAAACCGTATCCGGCGCACTCCACACCGAATTACCCCTGATCAGGGAGCAACTAAATACAAACCTGTATCTGGCGGCAAGCTATAGCTATCAGGGAAATGATAAACGCCGTATTGCCTGGTTAGCCTACACAGCAGCACAAGCACATGTTCCGCTGGTTGCCACTGGTAATATCTTGTTTCACGCCCCTGAACGCAGGCAAATTGCTGATATAGTAAACTGTATCCGCGAACATAAAACCATTGAAGAAGCAGGTTACCTACTGCAGCAGAATGCTGAACGCTTCCTAAAACCTGCTCATGAGATGGATCGCCTGTTCTCTGACCATCCCGAGGCACTTAAAAATACGATGGCTATTAAAGAAGCCTGTAACTTCAGCCTTGATGAACTGCGCTATAATTACCCCAAAGAAGCAGTTTCAAAAGATGTTACCCCACAGGAACATCTAGAAAGCCTTGTGTGGTCTCGTATCACAGAGCGTTATGAAAATGGAAAGGTTCCAGCTTCTATTAAAAAAACACTAGCTCATGAACTGGCGATTGTTGGCCGTAAGCATTACGCCCCTTACTTCCTCACTGTAAATGATATTGTTGAATATGCTCGCAGCAGAGAAATTCTCTGCCAGGGGCGCGGTTCTGCGGCGAACTCTCTTATCTGTTTTGCACTCCGCATCACTGATGTAAACCCTGAGCAAGTGGATTTACTGTTTGAACGCTTTATCTCTGACGCTCGCTCAGAACCACCCGATATTGATGTAGATTTTGAACATGAACGCCGCGAAGAAGTAATCCAGTATATCTATAAGAAATACGGCAGAGCACACGCTGGCCTTACGGCAACCCTCATTACCTACCGCGCTCGTAGCGCCATTCGCGAGGTAGGAAAAGTTATGGGATTATCAGAAGATATGATCGGAGCCCTGTCCGGCACGGTGTGGGGCTCATACGGCAAGGAAATACCTGATAGCCAAGTGGAAGAAGCAGGGTTTGACCCAAATGACAACCGTCTACGCCAAACTTTAAACCTAGCTCATGAAATTATCGGTTTCCCTAGGCATCTATCCCAACATGTAGGTGGTTTTGTACTCACAGAAACGCCGCTCCATGAAATTGTGCCTATCCAGAACGCAGCTATGCAGGACCGCACTGTTATTGAATGGAATAAAGATGATCTGGATGCGCTTGAAATCCTAAAGGTAGATGTACTGTCGCTTGGGATGCTTACCTGCATCCGAAAATCCTTCCAGATGATCCAAGCATGCCATAACAAATTTTATACACTGGAAAACATCCCAACCGACGACCGGCCAACCTATAAAATGCTGCACAAGGCCGATACCATTGGTGTCTTTCAAGTAGAAAGCCGCGCGCAGATGAGCATGCTACCGCGCCTTCAACCAAATGTGTTCTATGATCTCGTAGTGCAAGTGGCCATTGTGCGTCCCGGGCCCATACAGGGCGATATGGTGCACCCTTACCTCAGGCGGCGCCAAGGGTTGGAGAAAAGGGAATTACCCAAACGTGACCCACGTTTTGGCTCTGCTGATGAGCTTAATGAGGTACTGGAACGCACCTACGGGGTGCCTTTGTTCCAAGAACAAGCCATGCGCATTGCCATTGTAGCAGCAGGCTTCACACCAGAAGAGGCTGACCAACTTCGCCGCTCCATGGCTTCTTTCCGTAACCAAGGGACGATCCATAAATTTCAGGAAAAGTTCATCAACGGTATGACCTCACGCGGGTATGAGCTGGATTTTGCTGAACGTTGTTTTAAGCAAATTGGTGGCTTTGCTGATTACGGCTTCCCTGAAAGTCATGCCGCCGCATTCGCTATGCTCGCTTATGCCTCTGCCTGGCTAAAGTGCCATTTTCCTCATGTATTCGCTTGCGCACTCCTGAATTCCCAGCCTATGGGCTTTTATGCTCCGGCCCAAATTGTAAGAGATGCACGAGAACACGGTGTGAAGGCGTGCGAAGTCGATATCAACATCAGTACATGGGATAACCTTCTAGAACCAGCGCCTGACAACCGCTGGGGGTGGGCACTCAGACTAGGATTTCGGCAAATCAAAGGTATCAGCGAAGATAGCGCCAACACAATTACTGATAACCGTCTGCGTCCTTATACTGATGTAGAAGACCTGCATATGCGCACACGCTTACCTGTCGCCCAAATTGAAAAGCTGGCTGAGGCAGATGCCTTTCGTTCCTGTGGGCTCGACCGCAGACAAGCGCTTTGGCAAGTGCGCGGTTTGATAGACAGCCCAGATCTGCCGCTGTTTTCTCACGCAGACACCAAAGACAAAGGCGTTGAGCCAGAAACTGAACTCCCAACAATGCCGCTTTCAGAACATGTGGTGAATGATTACCAGAGCATGAGGTTATCCCTCAAGGCACACCCGCTTAGTTTTCTGCGCCCCGCTCTTGAACATGAAGGTATTCTACGATGTGCTGATATCACCAAATTAAGGGACGGAACAAAAGCAACTGTCGCAGGCCTTGTGCTGGTACGCCAACGGCCCGGTAGTGCTAAGGGTGTTATTTTCCTTACTGTCGAAGACGAAACTGGAGTGGCTAATGTGGTGGTATGGAAGAAAGTATTTGAAAACCAGCGTGCTACAGTCATGAGCAGCCGCCTACTCATTATCAAAGGTAAACTCCAACACGAAAGCGATGTTACCCATTTGGTTGCCGAAGAGCTCAAGGATGCTTCAGCTGAACTTTTAAAACTCTCTGATGGTCTGGAAAATGATGCAGATGCCAGCTTACAATTACCAGCTTATCGCAGCGGCGGGCATCCAAGGAATGTAAAAGATCTCATACCCCGCAGCCGCGATTTTCATTGA
- a CDS encoding NmrA family NAD(P)-binding protein — protein MKSAKEENQISRVVFQPSYGAHLSSGTDPIVGLHHIEQELLKISANTVFLRACYFMENFLWFTAPINEHGIIPLPVNKKSQTIFNSTDDIAKRAVNWIAAPSWTGKIVDEIHGELLSFEEVSGLIGQQLDKDIQIMELSDEQSVESYTQPHIGFSEHYAKLFNELHRGIDNKVLVPEFKVTAESGVQEQFSSFVKTKF, from the coding sequence TTGAAGAGCGCTAAAGAAGAAAACCAGATTTCGAGAGTTGTTTTCCAGCCATCTTATGGTGCTCATTTGTCTAGTGGGACGGACCCAATTGTAGGATTGCACCATATTGAGCAAGAACTGTTGAAAATCTCTGCGAACACGGTATTCCTCAGAGCGTGTTATTTCATGGAAAACTTCTTATGGTTCACAGCTCCAATTAATGAGCATGGAATTATTCCTTTGCCGGTGAATAAGAAGAGCCAAACAATCTTTAATTCAACAGATGATATTGCCAAGAGAGCAGTTAATTGGATTGCCGCTCCTTCATGGACTGGGAAGATTGTTGATGAAATACACGGGGAACTTCTGAGCTTTGAAGAAGTGTCTGGTTTGATCGGTCAGCAACTTGATAAAGATATCCAGATTATGGAACTGTCTGATGAGCAGTCTGTTGAATCATACACTCAGCCTCATATTGGGTTTAGTGAACATTATGCAAAACTGTTTAACGAGTTGCACAGAGGCATCGATAACAAGGTTCTCGTTCCTGAGTTTAAAGTAACTGCTGAATCTGGTGTACAAGAGCAGTTTTCTAGTTTTGTTAAAACTAAATTCTAG
- a CDS encoding ABC transporter ATP-binding protein, with the protein MLKLGNLSRIYRTDEIETLALNNVNVEIADGEFLAIMGPSGCGKSTLLNLIGMLDSPSSGDYFFRGVNIAKYSEKQLSEIRKKNIGFIFQSFNLIDELTVAANIELALLYQNIPAGERRDHTEAIMEKFGIAHRANHMPSQLSGGQQQRVAVARAIVAGQKIILADEPTGNLDSVHGREVMEMLQSLNAEGTSIIMVTHSSNHAAFAHRTIKLFDGHIVT; encoded by the coding sequence ATGTTAAAACTTGGGAATTTATCTCGAATATATCGTACTGATGAGATTGAAACACTTGCTCTAAACAACGTGAATGTTGAGATTGCAGATGGTGAGTTCCTAGCTATTATGGGGCCGTCAGGGTGTGGTAAATCCACGCTTCTTAATTTGATTGGCATGCTTGATAGCCCCAGTAGCGGGGATTATTTTTTTAGAGGAGTAAATATTGCTAAATATTCTGAAAAGCAATTAAGTGAAATTCGCAAGAAAAATATAGGGTTTATTTTTCAGTCTTTTAACTTAATCGATGAGCTAACAGTAGCTGCGAATATTGAACTTGCTCTTCTCTATCAAAATATCCCTGCTGGCGAACGAAGGGACCATACAGAAGCTATTATGGAAAAGTTTGGTATTGCTCACCGTGCTAACCATATGCCGAGCCAGTTATCGGGAGGGCAGCAACAGAGAGTTGCTGTTGCAAGGGCAATTGTTGCGGGCCAAAAGATAATTCTTGCTGATGAACCTACTGGTAACCTAGATAGTGTTCATGGTCGGGAGGTGATGGAAATGTTACAGTCTCTGAATGCAGAAGGTACTTCTATCATTATGGTTACGCATAGTTCGAACCATGCAGCATTTGCACATAGAACTATTAAGCTTTTTGACGGACATATCGTTACTTAA
- a CDS encoding efflux RND transporter periplasmic adaptor subunit, producing MAGEKQSAEHVSGAGMDRVIRKKNKLKKYIIIVFLGSIVSVFLWHNIQMDGDGRILRVEKSRVVISKVTEGIFEDFIPVRTRVVPLRTVFLDAVEGGRVEHILVEDGVLVGKGELLVELSNTSLQLEATRNEALVTEQLNNLRTIELQLEQNRLSHKRSLADFEYQIKRLNRQAERRRELIVKGTISQRELDETEDELAYNIQLRDLTLESQATDARMQEQQLVYLKDRVAQLEKNLAFAKQNLDALIVKAPVAGKLSGFNIEVGQSIIRGGRLGQIDDPVQYKLTADIDEFYLGRVDIGQTVTFDRGNQIYQLQVSKIYPQVNNGQFEVDMVFSGRQPEGIRRGQTIQTKLTLGDETKAALVPNGAFIHDTGGSWVFVVDQSGTQANRRSVRLGRRNSRFIEVLDGLEVGEKIVTSPYSSYMDMDRLSLD from the coding sequence ATGGCCGGAGAAAAACAATCAGCAGAGCACGTGTCTGGTGCAGGAATGGATCGTGTTATTAGGAAAAAAAATAAACTAAAGAAATATATCATAATTGTATTTTTAGGGAGTATTGTAAGCGTTTTTCTATGGCATAATATACAGATGGATGGTGACGGACGTATCTTAAGGGTTGAGAAGAGTAGAGTTGTAATTTCTAAAGTGACAGAAGGTATTTTTGAAGATTTTATCCCGGTGCGTACTCGGGTTGTTCCACTCAGAACAGTTTTTCTCGATGCCGTTGAAGGTGGAAGAGTTGAGCATATCTTGGTTGAAGATGGTGTCTTGGTTGGAAAAGGGGAACTTTTGGTAGAACTTTCAAACACGAGTCTACAATTAGAGGCAACCAGAAATGAGGCACTTGTCACAGAACAACTAAACAATTTGCGTACTATTGAGCTACAGTTAGAGCAAAACCGTTTATCTCATAAACGCAGTTTGGCCGATTTTGAATATCAAATTAAACGTTTAAATCGGCAGGCAGAGCGTCGGCGAGAGCTAATTGTTAAAGGGACCATTTCACAACGAGAACTTGATGAGACGGAGGATGAGCTTGCGTATAATATTCAACTGCGAGATCTAACTTTAGAAAGCCAAGCTACAGATGCAAGGATGCAAGAACAGCAACTTGTATATTTGAAAGATAGAGTAGCGCAATTAGAAAAAAATTTAGCCTTTGCGAAGCAAAATCTAGATGCCTTAATTGTAAAAGCACCAGTTGCTGGAAAGTTATCTGGATTTAATATTGAGGTTGGTCAAAGCATTATTCGTGGTGGTCGGTTAGGTCAAATTGATGATCCTGTTCAGTATAAATTGACTGCGGATATTGATGAATTTTACCTTGGTCGCGTTGATATCGGTCAGACGGTAACGTTTGATAGAGGGAACCAAATTTACCAGCTACAGGTATCTAAAATTTATCCTCAAGTGAATAATGGTCAATTTGAAGTGGATATGGTGTTTTCGGGTAGGCAGCCGGAGGGAATTCGTCGGGGGCAGACTATTCAAACTAAACTAACTTTAGGTGATGAAACTAAGGCGGCTTTGGTGCCTAACGGAGCATTTATTCATGATACTGGAGGTAGCTGGGTTTTTGTAGTCGATCAGAGTGGTACTCAAGCGAACAGACGCTCAGTACGCCTAGGGCGTAGAAACTCACGGTTTATTGAAGTTTTGGACGGACTTGAAGTGGGGGAGAAGATTGTAACTTCTCCTTACTCAAGTTACATGGATATGGACAGGTTATCTTTAGACTAG